From a single Rosa rugosa chromosome 7, drRosRugo1.1, whole genome shotgun sequence genomic region:
- the LOC133720782 gene encoding protein LURP-one-related 5-like: protein MSKIHPAAENRYQYQDRGVHHHQLEDAHDVNPSVLTVWKRSSMSFQGTDGFTVFDNEGILTFRVDNYSRKNCGVRKGLVLMDGAGRALLTLKPQVLSMQDQWNAYRGDYGCAKSPKSSRVFTMRNTGSGLFGRGNKSEATAEVFMGSETTSPTPDFRIEGCFRRRNCKIRSSSGQLVANVARKRVNNTVMLGEDVFSLVVQPGFDRDLIMAFVIVLDRICGKPLTPILCS, encoded by the exons ATGTCGAAGATTCATCCAGCTGCAGAGAATAGATACCAATATCAAGATCGTGGGGTTCACCATCATCAGTTGGAAGATGCTCATGATGTAAACCCATCTGTGCTCACTGTATGGAAGAGATCTAGCATGAGTTTCCAGGGAACTGATGGATTTACAGTTTTCGATAACGAAGGAATATTGACTTTCCGAGTTGACAACTATTCCAGGAAGAACTGCGGCGTTCGGAAAGGGCTCGTCCTCATGGACGGAGCTGGAAGAGCCTTGCTCACTCTCAAACCCCAG GTTCTGAGTATGCAAGACCAATGGAACGCATATCGAGGAGACTATGGATGTGCAAAGAGTCCCAAGTCCAGTAGAGTATTCACCATGAGAAATACTGGGTCTGGTCTTTTTGGCCGCGGCAATAAAAGTGAGGCTACAGCCGAGGTGTTCATGGGATCCGAAACTACGAGCCCTACACCGGATTTCAGAATCGAGGGTTGTTTTCGGAGGCGAAATTGCAAAATCAGGAGCAGCAGTGGACAACTGGTGGCCAATGTAGCTAGGAAAAGAGTAAACAACACAGTCATGCTTGGGGAGGATGTGTTCAGCTTGGTGGTACAACCAGGGTTCGACCGTGATCTTATCATGGCCTTTGTAATAGTCTTGGATCGCATTTGTGGGAAGCCTTTAACCCCAATTTTATGTTCTTGA
- the LOC133722741 gene encoding F-box protein At4g22390-like gives MDLLELPSDILITIFLRLPAESLYAIRCLSKALLKIVDDLFFVTLHKRLLITTNNVAQVPQLMSFARRFAHENYRGLCFLFNPKGEVLRLPRNEVTKYVNFSHVDRDWYGMGFDNMTNTHKIVRVSRVSNGSGKESCLIISQVLVLGTSSWREIPSVPPGNLDYDLSFVKNVCALGDMHWLITGNFIREGSEGTCHIISFDFKKEEFYWTPHPLLQSSNKHLDFFDLHLLTLRGSMALAYTSSSVGRTTDIEIWVLKDYDRKEWTQDYTLNCKMFHKLLWNFGLRDITCGEWKHGMFFKSHSYMFFLDLNCFSINRMAFGNGFYTNILSYTSSLISLKDYCNLVQFETPETGSYANLIEGEEQGFSLSERHTLQGFVYMNR, from the exons ATGGACCTACTAGAATTGCCCTCGGATATCCTCATCACCATCTTTCTGAGATTGCCGGCCGAGTCACTCTATGCCATTCGATGCCTCTCTAAGGCCTTGTTAAAGATAGTTGATGACCTCTTTTTTGTTACACTGCACAAGCGTTTACTCATCACCACCAACAATGTTGCTCAAGTGCCTCAACTCATGTCTTTTGCTCGGCGGTTTGCTCACGAGA ATTATCGGGGCCTTTGCTTCTTGTTCAATCCTAAGGGAGAAGTTCTAAGGCTCCCTAGGAATGAAGTTACCAAGTATGTTAATTTTTCTCATGTAGACCGTGATTGGTATGGTATGGGATTTGATAATATGACCAACACCCACAAGATTGTTCGTGTTTCCAGAGTTTCTAATGGTAGCGGTAAAGAGAGCTGCCTAATTATATCCCAAGTTCTTGTATTAGGCACAAGCTCATGGCGAGAGATACCCTCAGTTCCTCCTGGTAATTTAGATTATGATTTAAGCTTTGTCAAGAATGTATGCGCGCTTGGAGACATGCATTGGTTGATTACTGGTAATTTCATAAGAGAAGGAAGTGAAGGAACATGCCATATAATTTCTTTCGACTTCAAGAAAGAAGAGTTCTATTGGACTCCTCATCCCCTGTTACAAAGCTCGAACAAGCACTTGGACTTCTTCGACTTACACTTGCTTACTCTAAGAGGATCTATGGCCCTGGCGTATACTTCATCATCAGTAGGTCGGACGACGGATATTGAGATATGGGTGTTAAAAGATTATGACAGAAAAGAATGGACGCAAGATTACACCCTAAATTGCAAAATGTTTCATAAGTTACTTTGGAACTTTGGATTGAGGGATATTACATGTGGTGAATGGAAGCATGGCATGTTTTTCAAAAGTCATTCATATATGTTCTTTTTGGACCTCAATTGCTTTTCCATAAATCGCATGGCATTCGGGAATGGGTTCTATACTAATATCTTGAGTTACACTAGCAGCCTGATTTCCTTAAAAGATTATTGCAATTTGGTTCAATTTGAAACACCGGAAACTGGAAGTTATGCCAATTTGAttgaaggagaagaacaagGCTTTAGTTTATCCGAAAGGCACACACTGCAAGGATTCGTTTACATGAATAGGTAG
- the LOC133720781 gene encoding ethanolamine-phosphate cytidylyltransferase, whose translation MGFDAGPSENARSWARFVATCLVGGVVVAVGIGVGVSMLGSSERGPRLPLPIRWRRKKNRPVRVYMDGCFDMMHYGHCNALRQARALGDQLVVGVVSDAEIIVNKGPPVTPLNERMIMVKAVKWVDEVIPDAPYAITEEFMKKLFDEYDIDYIIHGDDPCVLPDGTDAYALAKKAGRYKQIKRTEGVSSTDIVGRMLLCVRERSVTENRNHSSLQRQFSHGHGQKLEDGGSSSGTRVSHFLPTSRRIVQFSNGKGPQSDARIIYIDGAFDLFHAGHVEILRLARELGDFLLVGIHTDQTVSASRGAHRPIMNLHERSLSVLGCRYVDEVIIGAPWEITKDVITTFNISLVVHGTVAENNNFEKETGNPYEVPISMGIFKVLESPLDITTSTIIRRIVSNHEAYQKRNEKKAASEKKYYEGKSYVTGD comes from the exons atgggtttCGATGCGGGTCCGTCCGAGAATGCGCGCAGCTGGGCGCGGTTCGTCGCCACGTGTCTCGTCGGCGGTGTGGTTGTGGCGGTCGGGATCGGCGTCGGAGTCTCCATGCTCGGCTCCTCCGAGCGCGGGCCCCGCCTCCCTCTTCCAATTCgatggaggaggaagaagaacagaCCCGTCCGAGTCTACATGGACGGCTGCTTTGACATGATGCACTACGGCCACTGCAACGCGCTCCGTCAGGCGCGTGCCCTCGGCGACCAATTGGTCGTCGGCGTCGTCAGCGACGCCGAAATCATCGTCAATAAAGGCCCCCCTGTCACCCCTCTCAACGAAAG GATGATTATGGTTAAAGCTGTGAAATGGGTGGATGAGGTTATTCCGGATGCACCATATGCTATAACTGAAGAGTTTATGAAGAAGTTGTTTGATGAGTATGATATAGACTATATCATTCATGGGGATGACCCATGTGTTCTTCCTGACGGAACCGACGCTTATGCCCTCGCAAAGAAAGCTGGCCGCTACAAGCAGATCAAACGTACCGAAGGGGTCTCCAGCACCGACATTGTTG GTCGTATGCTtctgtgtgtgagagagaggtCAGTTACTGAAAACCGCAACCATTCTTCCTTGCAAAGACAGTTCAGCCATGGTCACGGTCAGAAGCTTGAAGATGGTGGATCGAGTAGTGGAACTCGTGTGTCTCACTTCCTGCCAACATCTCGTAGAATTGTTCAGTTTTCTAATGGAAAA GGACCTCAGTCCGATGCGCgcattatatatatagatggtGCATTTGATCTTTTTCATGCTGGACATGTCGAG ATCTTGAGGCTTGCTCGAGAGCTTGGGGATTTTCTTCTTGTTGGAATACACACTGATCAAACTGTCAG TGCTAGTAGAGGTGCACATCGCCCCATCATGAACCTTCATGAAAGAAGCCTAAGTGTTTTGGGTTGCCGCTATGTAGATGAGGTTATAATTGGTGCTCCATGGGAAATTACAAAAGATGTG ATCACTACTTTCAACATCTCTTTGGTTGTCCACGGGACAGTTGCTGAGAATAACAATTTTGAGAAG GAGACAGGCAATCCATATGAAGTTCCAATCAGTATGGGTATCTTTAAAGTTTTGGAAAGCCCGCTTGATATTACAACTTCCACGATAATTAGGAGGATTGTATCTAATCATGAAGCATACCAG AAACGAAATGAGAAGAAGGCAGCTAGTGAGAAAAAGTATTATGAAGGCAAGTCTTATGTCACTGGTGATTGA
- the LOC133721914 gene encoding uncharacterized protein LOC133721914: MASTEGLVPITRAFLASYYDTYNFPPLSNDIPRLSSEIRSLTADLLSNSPATPGEERLVMDELASPPPHKVDENMWKNREHMEEIVFLLDRPHWPQSLQEPSSPEDAQLATVFTRLHHKFNTTLKSLESFQAKNSERVFNTVMTYIPQDFRGRLIRLQRERSERNKQAEIDAMISSGASIRDRYAVLWKQQMERRRLLAQLGSATGVYKTLVKYLVGVPQVLLDFVRQINDDDGPMEEQRQRYGPPLYSLTTMVLLIRLAILLSWGRFETRKLNKQDVAVLEQAVDVYTTEFERFIRFISEVFANSPFFISAEVAGALDGGNNDDYKETTVPAGKTHEVSLSVDSINSYIAWDFSLVQGKINLDVGFSVEYTNASGEKSLILPYKRYESDQGNFCTCEAGNYKLVWDNSYSSFFKKVLRYKVDCIPPVVETVPPATEVEE, encoded by the exons ATGGCTTCCACGGAGGGTCTGGTCCCCATAACCAGGGCTTTTCTCGCTTCTTATTACGACACCTACAATTTCCCTCCTCTCTCCAACGACATCCCCCGCCTCTCCTCCGAGATTCGCTCCCTCACCGCCGATTTGCTCTCCAACTCTCCCGCCACTCCAG GAGAAGAGAGATTAGTAATGGATGAGTTGGCGAGTCCGCCGCCGCATAAAGTGGATGAGAATATGTGGAAGAATCGGGAGCATATGGAAGAGATAGTCTTTTTACTTGACAGACCTCATTGGCCTCAATCG CTTCAAGAGCCTTCGAGTCCCGAGGATGCTCAGCTTGCTACTGTTTTCACTCGCCTGCATCATAAGTTTAATACGACCTTGAAGTCATTGGAATCGTTTCAAGCTAAGAATTCTGAGCGTGTGTTCAATACAG TTATGACTTACATTCCTCAAGATTTTCGGGGGAGGCTTATTAGACTGCAGAGGGAGCGATCCGAGAGGAATAAGCAAGCAGAGATTGATGCTATGATTAGTTCTGGGGCAAGTATACGTGATCGTTATGCTGTCTTGTGGAAACAACAAATGGAGAG GAGAAGACTGTTGGCGCAGCTTGGTTCTGCTACTGGAGTCTACAAAACCCTTGTCAAGTACTTGGTTGGGGTTCCACAG GTTTTACTAGATTTTGTTCGCCAAATAAATGATGATGATGG GCCAATGGAAGAGCAACGACAGCGTTATGGACCACCTTTGTACAGCCTTACAACTATGGTGCTTCTTATACGTTTGGCTATTTTGCTGTCTTGGGGACGGTTTGAAACTAGAAAATT AAACAAGCAAGACGTAGCTGTCTTGGAACAAGCTGTTGACGTCTACACCACTGAGTTTGAAAGGTTTATTAGGTTTATCAG TGAGGTTTTTGCGAATTCGCCCTTCTTTATTTCAGCAGAGGTTGCCGGTGCATTAGATGGAGG GAATAATGATGATTACAAAGAGACAACTGTTCCTGCCGGTAAAACACATGAG GTTTCTCTGTCTGTGGACTCGATAAATTCGTATATTGCTTGGGATTTTTCGCTTGTGCAAGGGAAGATAAACTTG GATGTTGGATTTAGTGTGGAGTATACAAATGCGTCTGGGGAGAAATCT CTCATTTTACCTTACAAACGTTACGAGTCTGACCAA GGGAATTTCTGCACGTGTGAGGCTGGAAACTACAAACTCGTTTGGGACAATTCATATTCAAGTTTCTTTAAGAAG GTGCTGCGCTATAAGGTAGATTGTATACCTCCAGTTGTTGAAACGGTGCCTCCTGCGACTGAAGTAGAAGAATGA
- the LOC133723621 gene encoding bifunctional protein FolD 1, mitochondrial, with protein sequence MVKRKARRLRINTNYKFSGAETERKGERRATMMPRVAMSWRNGLRMRIPWRTRALNTLNDDVHSSRPIIVSPPLVSLDIPDDWTPSPPSSHFDFPINCSHEQTTAVIDGKSIADDIRSRIGSEVRRMKENIGMVPGLGVIMVGQRKDSETYVRNKMMACEEVGIKSNVAHLPEHCTKDQLLKALSKFDVDPSVHGILVQLPLPQHLDERKIMDVLSPEKDVDGFHPINMGNLAMRGREPMFIPCTPKGCIELLLRSGVEIVGKKAAVIGRSNIVGLPTSLLLQRHHATVSIVHAFTKNPEHITCEADIVVTAAGVPNLVRGNWLKPGAVVIDVGTNPVEDPSCERGYRLIGDVCYEEAVRVVSAITPVPGGVGPMTIAMLLSNTLDSAKRAYAFT encoded by the exons ATGGTGAAGCGCAAAGCGAGGAGGCTCAGAATAAATACAAATTACAAGTTTAGTGGggcagagacagagagaaagggagagcgCAGAGCCACAATGATGCCGAGAGTGGCCATGTCATGGCGCAATGGACTCAGAATGAGAATCCCATGGAGAACCAGAGCCCTCAACACCTTAAACGACGACGTTCACTCCTCCCGCCCAATTATCGTGTCTCCTCCTCTTGTCTCTCTAGACATTCCTGACGATTGGACTCCTTCTCCACCCTCTTCACATTTTGATTTTCCTATCAATTGCT CCCATGAGCAGACTACTGCTGTTATTGATGGGAAGTCTATTGCGGACGATATTAGGTCGAGAATAGGGAGTGAGGTAAGGAGGATGAAAGAGAACATTGGAATGGTGCCTGGGTTGGGTGTAATTATGGTTGGTCAGAGAAAGGACTCTGAGACTTATGTCAGGAACAAGATGATGGCTTGTGAAGAAGTTGGAATTAAATCAAATGTGGCTCACCTGCCTGAGCATTGTACAAAAGATCAGCTTCTTAAAGCTTTGTCAAAGTTTGATGTGGATCCCTCTGTTCATGGTATTCTCGTGCAACTTCCTCTACCACAA CATTTGGATGAGAGAAAAATTATGGATGTGCTGAGTCCGGAGAAAGATGTGGATGGCTTCCATCCAATTAATATGGGAAATCTTGCCATGAGAGGAAGGGAGCCTATGTTTATTCCATGCACTCCAAAGGGTTGCATTGAGTTGTTGCTCAGGTCTGGCGTGGAAATAGTTGGGAAGAAAGCTGCTGTCATTGGCAGAAGTAATATTGTAGGATTGCCCACATCGTTGCTTTTGCAG AGGCACCATGCAACAGTCAGCATTGTACATGCATTCACAAAGAACCCAGAACATATCACCTGTGAAGCTGACATTGTGGTCACAGCTGCAGGAGTGCCTAATCTTGTCCGTGGAAATTGGCTAAAACCGGGAGCAGTTGTCATCGACGTTGGGACCAATCCAGTTGAG GACCCTAGCTGTGAGCGAGGTTATCGCCTCATAGGAGATGTTTGCTATGAAGAAGCAGTGCGGGTGGTGTCAGCCATTACCCCAGTCCCTGGAGGAGTTGGACCCATGACAATTGCTATGCTTCTATCAAATACTCTTGATTCAGCAAAGCGAGCCTACGCCTTTACTTGA
- the LOC133722740 gene encoding F-box/kelch-repeat protein At3g06240-like, with protein sequence MARAQRMKSSNNAEVKVMDLLELPLDILINILSRLPAESLLCIRCVSKALLNMVDDPSFARVLHAHLQVPQLMLFSGRKYHPKPGGIEVLASLQPVKYDGYRALTKGQYEISVTARKIYNSEDSHYKIDFVFCNLFFLRKSWGIGRFLVNPLRGGEVLRLPMSDITKYGKYFNVTRDWYGMGFDDLTNTYKIVRVSRVFNGSYTENCLVTQVLVLGESSWREILSVPPGDLNANERSYIMKNVCANGDMHWLITGNFTMKGSEGTCHIISFDFKREEFCWTPHPILQSSKVSSDLYFNLHLLTLRGSMALVYQSASQGGTLMDIEIWVLKNYDKKEWTRDYNINNKPFDGSCHEWEHGIFFKASTYTVFLDLNCFSVNYITYEYGEYPTILSYTRSLVSLKEYGNLVEGEPSDYGSLESYGKLIEREEQGFSLSERHVLRYTSSGGC encoded by the coding sequence ATGGCGAGGGCACAGAGAATGAAAAGCAGCAATAACGCAGAGGTAAAGGTGATGGACCTATTAGAATTGCCCTTGGATATCCTCATTAACATCCTCTCGAGATTGCCAGCCGAATCACTTCTCTGTATCCGATGCGTGTCTAAGGCCTTGTTAAACATGGTTGATGACCCCTCTTTTGCTAGAGTACTACACGCGCATCTACAAGTGCCTCAACTCATGCTTTTTAGTGGTCGAAAATATCATCCTAAGCCTGGGGGTATTGAAGTTTTAGCATCCCTGCAACCAGTCAAATACGATGGCTACAGGGCCTTGACAAAAGGCCAATATGAAATTAGTGTCACCGCGAGGAAAATATACAACTCCGAGGACTCACATTACAAAATAGATTTTGTTTTCTGCAACTTGTTTTTCTTGAGAAAATCTTGGGGAATTGGTCGCTTCTTAGTCAATCCTCTTAGGGGAGGAGAAGTTCTAAGACTTCCAATGAGTGACATTACAAAGTATGGCAAGTATTTCAATGTGACCCGGGATTGGTATGGTATGGGATTTGATGATCTAACAAATACATACAAGATTGTTCGTGTCTCCAGAGTTTTTAACGGTAGCTATACAGAGAACTGTCTTGTAACCCAGGTTCTTGTATTAGGCGAAAGCTCATGGAGAGAGATACTTTCGGTTCCCCCAGGTGACTTAAATGCTAATGAGCGTTCATACATTATGAAGAATGTATGTGCCAATGGAGACATGCATTGGTTAATTACTGGCAATTTCACAATGAAAGGAAGTGAAGGAACATGCCACATAATTTCTTTCGACTTCAAGAGAGAAGAGTTCTGTTGGACTCCTCATCCCATATTACAAAGCTCGAAGGTGAGCTCGGACTTGTACTTCAACTTGCACTTGCTTACCCTGAGAGGATCTATGGCCTTGGTGTATCAGTCTGCATCACAAGGTGGGACATTAATGGATATTGAGATATGGGTGTTAAAAAATTATGATAAAAAAGAGTGGACACGAGATTACAACATAAATAACAAACCTTTTGATGGATCTTGCCATGAGTGGGAGCACGGCATATTTTTCAAAGCATCTACTTATACAGTCTTTTTGGATCTCAATTGTTTTTCCGTGAATTACATAACATATGAGTACGGAGAGTATCCTACCATCTTGAGTTACACTAGGAGCTTGGTTTCCTTAAAAGAATATGGGAATTTGGTTGAAGGTGAACCATCAGATTATGGAAGCCTGGAAAGTTATGGCAAATTGATTGAAAGAGAAGAACAAGGCTTTAGTTTATCTGAGAGGCACGTGCTTAGATACACTTCATCAGGAGGTTGCTGA